A portion of the Citrobacter rodentium NBRC 105723 = DSM 16636 genome contains these proteins:
- the ispF gene encoding 2-C-methyl-D-erythritol 2,4-cyclodiphosphate synthase: MRIGHGFDVHAFGGEGPIIIGGVRIPYEKGLLAHSDGDVALHALTDALLGAAALGDIGKLFPDSDPAFKGADSRELLREAWRRIQAKGYTLGNVDVTIIAQAPKMLPHIPQMRVFIAEDLGCHMDDVNVKATTTEKLGFTGRGEGIACEAVALLVKAAQ, translated from the coding sequence ATGCGAATTGGACACGGTTTCGACGTACACGCCTTTGGCGGCGAAGGCCCCATTATCATTGGCGGCGTGCGCATCCCGTACGAGAAGGGACTGCTGGCGCACTCTGACGGCGATGTCGCGCTCCATGCGCTTACCGACGCCCTGCTCGGCGCGGCGGCGCTGGGCGATATCGGTAAGTTGTTCCCGGACAGTGACCCGGCATTTAAAGGCGCGGACAGCCGCGAACTGCTGCGTGAAGCCTGGCGGCGCATTCAGGCCAAAGGGTACACCCTCGGCAACGTCGATGTGACGATTATCGCCCAGGCGCCCAAAATGTTGCCGCACATTCCGCAGATGCGCGTGTTTATCGCCGAAGATCTCGGCTGTCATATGGATGACGTCAACGTGAAGGCGACCACCACGGAAAAGCTCGGCTTTACCGGACGGGGTGAAGGGATCGCCTGCGAGGCGGTAGCGCTACTCGTTAAGGCCGCGCAATGA